In Hwangdonia lutea, a single window of DNA contains:
- a CDS encoding class I SAM-dependent methyltransferase, translating to MKKLFKLILNIIPRPLLIRLSYIIRPIVAFFLKGNKYTDPIDDKSFRSFLPYGYGTQRNNVLSPSTLSLERHRLLWLYLKRETDFFSSEKKVLHFAPEQAFYKRFKKLKNLDYTTTDLNSPLADVKADICNLPFKDNSYDVILCNHVLEHIPDDTKAMQELYRVLKPKGMAILQIPQDLNRVETYEDDSITDRKERAKIFGQYDHVRIYGRDYFDKLRSIGFKVEEVDYTSNLSAEAIEKYCLAKGEIIPVCYK from the coding sequence ATGAAAAAACTTTTTAAGCTTATTCTAAATATAATCCCCAGACCTTTACTCATTAGGTTAAGTTACATTATCCGCCCAATTGTGGCCTTCTTTTTAAAAGGAAACAAATACACCGACCCAATTGACGATAAATCATTCAGAAGTTTTTTGCCTTACGGATATGGTACACAACGTAACAATGTACTTTCGCCATCCACTTTAAGTTTAGAGCGCCATCGGTTGTTATGGTTGTATTTGAAACGTGAAACGGATTTCTTTTCATCAGAGAAAAAAGTGCTTCATTTTGCACCGGAACAAGCTTTTTACAAACGCTTTAAAAAGCTGAAAAACCTAGATTATACTACGACGGATTTGAATTCCCCTTTGGCCGATGTAAAAGCTGATATTTGCAATCTTCCTTTTAAAGACAACAGTTACGATGTTATTTTGTGCAACCATGTTTTAGAGCATATTCCGGACGACACCAAAGCCATGCAGGAATTGTATCGGGTTTTAAAACCTAAAGGCATGGCCATTCTTCAAATTCCGCAAGATTTGAATCGTGTTGAAACTTATGAAGATGATTCTATTACAGACCGAAAAGAACGGGCTAAAATTTTTGGGCAGTACGACCATGTACGTATTTATGGTCGTGACTATTTTGACAAACTCAGAAGTATTGGATTTAAGGTTGAAGAAGTCGATTACACTTCCAATCTTTCCGCGGAAGCGATAGAAAAATACTGTTTGGCAAAAGGTGAAATTATTCCGGTTTGTTATAAGTAG
- a CDS encoding GxxExxY protein: MNYNKITENIIGCAIEVHRALGPGLLESAYQECLFHELENLGYSVKKEIIQSIIYKDKKLDHGYRIDLLIENSIVIELKTVEKLTDVHSAQILTYMKLGDYPVGLLLNFKTKLLKNGIKRFVNTLE; the protein is encoded by the coding sequence ATGAATTACAATAAAATTACCGAAAACATTATTGGTTGTGCTATTGAAGTTCACCGAGCACTTGGCCCAGGTTTATTAGAGTCTGCTTATCAGGAATGTTTATTTCATGAACTTGAAAACTTAGGTTATTCCGTAAAAAAAGAAATCATTCAGTCTATTATTTACAAAGATAAAAAATTGGATCACGGTTACAGAATTGATTTACTAATTGAAAACTCAATTGTAATCGAACTCAAAACAGTAGAAAAGCTTACAGATGTTCACTCAGCACAAATTCTAACTTATATGAAATTAGGAGATTACCCGGTAGGATTACTTCTTAATTTTAAAACCAAACTATTAAAAAACGGAATTAAAAGATTTGTAAATACTCTTGAATAA
- the map gene encoding type I methionyl aminopeptidase, translated as MIVVKTPEEIELMRESALIVSKTLGILAREVKPGVTTLQLDKIAEEHIRDHGAIPGFLGLYDFPNTLCMSPNEQVVHGFPTNEPLKEGDIISIDCGALKNGFYGDHAYTFAVGEIAPETEKLLQVTKASLYEGIRAFKKGNRVGDVGYAIQKYCEDHGYGVVRELVGHGLGSKMHEDPEMPNYGKRGRGKKFIEGMVVAIEPMINMGTHRIKQHRDGWTITTLDNKPSAHFEHNVALVNGKPELLSTFAYIYEALGIESNEEEEFRQKALVL; from the coding sequence ATGATTGTAGTAAAAACACCCGAAGAAATAGAATTGATGCGAGAAAGCGCATTAATTGTTTCGAAAACCTTAGGCATACTTGCCCGTGAAGTTAAACCTGGAGTAACCACACTTCAATTAGATAAAATTGCCGAAGAACACATAAGAGACCACGGTGCCATCCCAGGATTTTTAGGATTATACGATTTTCCAAACACCCTTTGCATGAGCCCGAACGAACAGGTGGTTCATGGTTTTCCAACCAACGAACCTCTTAAAGAAGGCGATATTATTTCTATCGACTGTGGCGCATTAAAAAATGGATTTTACGGTGACCATGCCTACACCTTTGCCGTTGGCGAGATTGCACCTGAAACCGAAAAACTACTACAAGTTACCAAAGCATCGTTATACGAAGGCATAAGAGCCTTTAAAAAAGGAAATCGTGTTGGCGATGTGGGGTATGCCATTCAAAAATATTGTGAAGACCACGGTTATGGCGTTGTGAGGGAATTGGTAGGGCATGGTTTGGGCAGTAAAATGCACGAAGATCCTGAAATGCCAAACTACGGAAAACGCGGTCGTGGCAAAAAATTTATTGAAGGTATGGTGGTGGCCATTGAGCCTATGATTAATATGGGAACCCACCGAATTAAGCAACACAGAGACGGTTGGACCATTACCACTTTAGATAATAAACCAAGTGCCCATTTTGAACATAATGTGGCATTGGTAAATGGCAAACCAGAGTTGCTTTCTACCTTCGCTTATATTTATGAGGCTTTAGGCATTGAAAGTAATGAGGAAGAAGAGTTTAGGCAGAAGGCTTTGGTACTGTAG